Genomic DNA from Paenibacillus sp. MBLB1832:
ATGTCTCGAGTCGGACGCTGCGAAGCGCACAAATTTTCGTGACCACTCTCCCTATTTTAATTCTTTATCCATTCCTGCAAAAGTATTTCACCAAAGGAATTGTCCTTGGTTCTGTTAAAGGGTAGGGCTAACCTCTATATGCAATCACTCATTGGAGTGGCTGCAAGTGGAGGTTTTCTTTTTATATAAGCATCCCCACTGGTAATCGTAATGTAAAGATATTACCCTTTCGGTAAATATTTTTTCCTTTGTTCCGGAGGGGGAATCATATTATGATGAGGGTAGAGATTTCATAAATCGCTAACCATGGAGGTAGCCCCATATGCAGAAGCGTAACCAGCTCATCTATGTACTTGGCACACTGTTTCTCCTTGGGGGAATGGCGTTATTCTACCAGTATATTATCGACCCTTCACAGACGAACACAGGAGCTCATCCTACCAAGAATAATCCTGCTCCCCTAAGTTCCTCAGCTGATCATGATCTATTTGGGAAATACGATAAACCTATCGATATGACCGTCTACGCTGGAATTAATGATGTGATGAAATTCGCTCCCAATGAATCGATCGATGATAATTTCCATACACGCATCCAAATGAAGTACTTAAACATTCATTACATCAATAAATGGGTAGCCGATGGCAGCAAAATTAACGAAAGGTTAAATCTCGCTATTGCCAATAATGATCTGCCTGATGTGATTCAAGTGGATATTTCCCAATTAAACCGTTTGATTCGAAATGGACAGATACAGGATCTAACGGGAATATGGGAGGATTATGCCTCCGAGGCCCTCAAGCAAAATATGGGCTACCAGGATAATGCTGCGTTCCTTCCTGCAACGAAAGACAAAAAAATATATGGGATTCCACTTCCCTATGATGCTGGTAATCATACGGCCATGATGTATATTCGCAAGGATTGGTTATCTAAACTTGGTTTGAATCCACCAACGACCTATGAAGAGTTGCGTGCGGTCGCGAAGGCATTCGTCGAGCAAGATCCCGATGGAAATAGCAAGAATGATACCTTTGCCTTCTCTATGGATCAAGGGTCCGCGGAGGGAGGAATTGGCGGCTTTACCTTTGAAGCGCTTGCTGCTGCATTTCATGCCTATCCTCGCAGCTGGATTCGGGAAAGCAACGGCTCTGCGGCCTATGGCGGCATTCAGCCAGAGATGAAGGAAGCGCTAGCAGCGGTCCAGGACTTTTATCTGATGGGCGCCATAGAACCGGAGTTTCCCATTCATGATCTGCCTAAATCCATGCAGCGAGTAATTAACGGAAAAGTTGGAATTGTATTCGGACCCTTCTACTACCCACTATGGCCGCTAAAAGATACTCTGCAGAATGATCCTAAGGCAGACTGGCTTGTTCTTCCGATTCCAGGAAAGGGAGGAGAGAAGGTGGTTCCGCGCTCCGTCATCTCCACGAATAACTGGGTTGTTGTACGTAAAGGGTATGAGCATCCGGAAGCGCTGGTAAAGTCAATGAACCTATATTTTGCGATGCAGGAGGGGATCGGAGAGGTTGGTCAACTTTGGCGAGAGGCCAATTCTGGCACTTACAAGGATATGTCGATTCATTTATATGCCAAACCATATGCCTTCGATTCGCCCAATCGCAACATGCAGACAGGTAAGCAAATTCTAGAGACGATTGACCATAATGACGAGTCCTATCTGAAGACGCAAGCAGCGAAAGATAATTACTTCCAGAATATTAAGCCGGGGGGATTATCGGGGTGGGGGTTTCGTAAGGTGTTCTATGATGCGGAGCGTGTTCTTGCCCAATACGACAAAGTGCAATACTCCATGTTTTTTGGAGCTCCTACGCCAACTATGATCGTAAAAGGAAACGCACTTGCCAAGCTTGAATACGAAATGTATAACGAAATTATTATGGGAGCGCCGCTTTCTAAGTTTGATGATTTTACGGCCTTATGGCGAACCTATGGCGGGGATGATATAACAACCGAAGTGAATGCATGGGCTCGTGCGAATACATCCCTTAGGGGAGGAACACCATGATTAGCATGCGTTTTAAACTGGCTGTAGCCCGAAAAAGTGTGCTGTGGCGATTGTTTTTTGGACTTGTCCTCGTGTCTATTCCCTTCTATGGGCTAACTTTCCTGGCAGCCTCTAAGGCTTCGGACGTGATCACGAAGGAAGTAGAGATGACCAATCAGTCGAGACTGCAGTTCTACGTGGATTTCTTGGAACAAGAGATGCAGAATGTGAAACAAATGATGATGGCGCTGAATAATGATGTGGACGTCCCGCTCTATTATCTGCAACAGAGTGCTGCTTTTTCTCATGAGAAATATACGCTTTATCAGGTAATTAAGAGCAAAATGAACATTGTTTATTACTCCAGTAACTATATTTCTGATGTCTTCTTGCTGCTTCCTGAAACGAATAAGCAAATTACCTTCAATAACGGGGAATCCGATTTGGATGACAGGAAGAGAGGGATATTAGCTAGACATGCTGCCTCTGTTCAACAGACAGATCATTATGTTAAACAAGATACCGTGTCCTTCTCTGTTTCCTTTCCGGATCAGCAGACAGAGCAGAAAGTGGTTAGTTATGTGCTCGGTGTCGAAATTTCTCAAGAGCGGATCTTAAAGGCACTAAGCAGCTTCCGTGGTAACTCCGATCATCAAATGCTGCTGATTAATAATCAATCCAAGCTTCTGGTGGGGGCTAACCAAGTGCCAGACAGCGGAAAAAAAGTATATGAAGGCATTCAACAGGATCCAAAGCTTAAGACAGTCACGTATCAGCGTGAGAACTATATGGTTCAATCCGATACTTCGCCAGACGGCCTTTTTACGCTTGTTTCCTACATTCCTGAGAAAAAAATCTTATCACCGATTTACATGCTGCGTTACCTATTTTGGCTAGTCTTTCTGGGATCATTGGCCTTATTTCTACTCCTTTCTGTGCTCATTTATAACCAAATTCATAAGCCGTTGCGTGAATTAGTACGATTGATGCGATTGGTAGAAGGCGGTAATCTTCAGACAAGTGATTTACACGTGCCAAATCATGAATTTGGCTATGTGCATCGTCAATATAATCGCATGGTGAATCAGCTTCGGACGCTGATTCAAGAGGTGCTGGAGAGTAAAATCCAGCTCCAGCAGGCTCAGTTGAAGCAACTGCAATCGCAAATTAATCCTCATTTCCTTTTTAACTGTTTCTATATCGGTTATCGCATGGCGAAGTCAGGTGAAACGGAGAATGTAGCTAAGCTGTGCAAATATTTAGGTGATTATTTTCGATTCGTTACGCATCGCTCGATGCACGAAGTACTCCTCGTTGATGAGGTGAAATACGCGAGTATTTACTTGGAAATTCAGAAAATGCGTTTCACTTATAAACTCGACTATGCGATTTCCATGGAGGATGAGGCTAGTCTTGCTGCAGTACCAGGTTTAATTTTACAACCTCTCGTCGAAAATGCCATTCTTCACGGTATTGAGAAGATCGATCATCCAGGCATGATCGAGATTAAAGTAAAGCGTTTGGAAGGTTGCGTTCAAGTGTCGGTAGAGGACAATGGTGTCGGCATGGGAGAGGAGCAGAAACGTCAACTTAGACACCAACTTGAGAAGTCGGCACATGAGCCTGACCACTGTGGGCTATGGAACGTACATTGGCGATTAAAGCATCGTTTCAAAGGTACCGAGGGGCTCGAATTATTGAATCGCACAGACGGTAGTTCTGGCTTGGTTGTCCGTTTTACGATCCCAGTTATGGCATCTGAAGTCCAGCATGAAGTTTCATAGAATGGAGGAAGCTTATGTACCGATTGCTAATTGTAGATGATGAACCGCCGATTGTGGAGGGATTGGCAGAGATGGTGGAGCTGCAGCAGCTTCCCCTGAAGAGCATCCGACTAGCCTACTCTGCGAAAGAAGCTCTTGAACTCTTCGAAGAGGAACCCTTCCATATCGTCATTGCGGATATTCGGATGCCGCATATGAGCG
This window encodes:
- a CDS encoding extracellular solute-binding protein translates to MQKRNQLIYVLGTLFLLGGMALFYQYIIDPSQTNTGAHPTKNNPAPLSSSADHDLFGKYDKPIDMTVYAGINDVMKFAPNESIDDNFHTRIQMKYLNIHYINKWVADGSKINERLNLAIANNDLPDVIQVDISQLNRLIRNGQIQDLTGIWEDYASEALKQNMGYQDNAAFLPATKDKKIYGIPLPYDAGNHTAMMYIRKDWLSKLGLNPPTTYEELRAVAKAFVEQDPDGNSKNDTFAFSMDQGSAEGGIGGFTFEALAAAFHAYPRSWIRESNGSAAYGGIQPEMKEALAAVQDFYLMGAIEPEFPIHDLPKSMQRVINGKVGIVFGPFYYPLWPLKDTLQNDPKADWLVLPIPGKGGEKVVPRSVISTNNWVVVRKGYEHPEALVKSMNLYFAMQEGIGEVGQLWREANSGTYKDMSIHLYAKPYAFDSPNRNMQTGKQILETIDHNDESYLKTQAAKDNYFQNIKPGGLSGWGFRKVFYDAERVLAQYDKVQYSMFFGAPTPTMIVKGNALAKLEYEMYNEIIMGAPLSKFDDFTALWRTYGGDDITTEVNAWARANTSLRGGTP
- a CDS encoding sensor histidine kinase is translated as MISMRFKLAVARKSVLWRLFFGLVLVSIPFYGLTFLAASKASDVITKEVEMTNQSRLQFYVDFLEQEMQNVKQMMMALNNDVDVPLYYLQQSAAFSHEKYTLYQVIKSKMNIVYYSSNYISDVFLLLPETNKQITFNNGESDLDDRKRGILARHAASVQQTDHYVKQDTVSFSVSFPDQQTEQKVVSYVLGVEISQERILKALSSFRGNSDHQMLLINNQSKLLVGANQVPDSGKKVYEGIQQDPKLKTVTYQRENYMVQSDTSPDGLFTLVSYIPEKKILSPIYMLRYLFWLVFLGSLALFLLLSVLIYNQIHKPLRELVRLMRLVEGGNLQTSDLHVPNHEFGYVHRQYNRMVNQLRTLIQEVLESKIQLQQAQLKQLQSQINPHFLFNCFYIGYRMAKSGETENVAKLCKYLGDYFRFVTHRSMHEVLLVDEVKYASIYLEIQKMRFTYKLDYAISMEDEASLAAVPGLILQPLVENAILHGIEKIDHPGMIEIKVKRLEGCVQVSVEDNGVGMGEEQKRQLRHQLEKSAHEPDHCGLWNVHWRLKHRFKGTEGLELLNRTDGSSGLVVRFTIPVMASEVQHEVS